The window cctttgggatacatcgtgaaaggccaagagaataaggtgctgaaattgaaaagggccttatatgggttgaagcaagcgcctcgagcatggaatagcaggatagacaagtatttccaacagaatggctttacaaaatgcccacatgagcatgctctatataccaaagtaagcaaggaaggagatgttatgattgtgtgcctatacgtggatgacttgatattcaccggtagtaatcccaaaatgtttgaggagttcaagaaagcaatggttcgggagttcgagatgaccgacattggacttatggcttactatcttgggatcgaggtaaaacaaaagaaagaaggaatattcatatcccaagaaggttattcgaatgaggtgctcaagaagtttaagatgaatgactgcaagtcaatgaacacaccggtggattgcaatctcaaattgtcaaaagatgatgaaggatacttggtggatccaacacaatacaagagtttggttggaagtctgaggtacctaacctgcacgaggccagatattctctacggagttggactagtaagtcgatacatggaagcacctacaataaatcacttgaaggcggccaagagaatacttcgctacatcaaaggtacgattgactatggcctgttttattcgccttctgagcacttcaagctagttggatacagtgatagtgattgggctggagacatagatgatcgtaagagtacgagtggtttcgtgttctatatgggagatacggcgttcacatggagctcgaagaagcaacccattgtgactttgtcaacgtgtgaagccgagtttgtagcagcaacatcgtgcacctgtcatgcaatatggctcaggaagttactaaatgagcttaagttttttcaaaaggaagctacggagatatatgtggataacaagtctgcgattgctctagcaaagaatccagtcttccatgatcgaagcaagcacatcgatacgaaataccatttcatcagggagtgtgttacaaataaagaggtgcagataaagtacacgaagtcattcgaccaagttgctgatattttcacaaagcctctaaaacacgagacgtttcagagattacggaatatgctcggagtaacgaaatcaagtttaaggggggctgttggaaactaaacttgattgtgggctatttgttttggatttgggcttgcaagtatacaaatattttggatcaagattatagcccattatgtagaaacttcttgtaatatgtagtagtgaaagtgtgtagaatgtgtgtagaataatcttgtaaaatatctaggtctagaaatactaggaaatatctagatagtagtagatgatggagtgatctagactactccattgagtagtataaatagagggcttcacccctcatttgtaatcaagcaaaaaagcaattcaataagcaataaaagaagagttttcaagatcaattaaacttctaaattatcaatcctctcttccataaataatatacacataacctcctatttctaacacgaAAATAGTGAAGTTAAAAGTTTTGAATTTTCAGGTACACCGGTTTTTATGGCGCCTGAAGTTGCACGTGGTGAAGAACAAAAGTTTGCAGCTGATGTATGGGCTGTTGGGTGTGTTGTAATTGAAATGGCAACCGGAAAAAACCCATGGCCGGAGGTTAATGATCCGGTGGCTGCTTTGTATAAAATTGGATATTCCGGTGAGATACCGGAGTTTCCATGGTGGGTATCACCGGAATGTAAAGATTTCTTGGAAAAATGTTTGAATTTAGAAGTTGAAAAAAGGTGGACTGTAAAGCAACTTCTTGAACACCCTTTTGTTGATAATTTGAACTTGGGTTTTAAAAAAGTTGAAGAATTTACAAAAAATTCACCAACTTGTGTATTGGATCAAGATATTTGGGGTTGTTTGGAAAATTCACCGGAAATTACTCAAGTTGTTGAATTTTCCGGCAAGTCTCCGGCAGAGAGGATAATGCAATTGAGTAAAGGTACATCGTGTTTACCCAATTGGTTTGATGAAGAAGATTGGATCATAGTAAGAAGTAATCATGTTGATGAAAGTTTGAAGCTTTTCGAGTACATGGTTTCTATGGATTTGGACGAAAGTAGTGAGTCGACTCGTGTTGAGTCAGCTTCAGATTTATGTTTTGAATTTAGGTTGGAAAAAGGTGCTGTTAAAGGTGACAATGTAAATGTCATTCGTGATTTTCCATCACAATTTCTTGATTTTGAGAAAATATTGGATGATAACAATTTGTTTTTGGCTTCAATATTGTATATTTGTAATATTTTTGTTAATTGTATCGTTATTTTGGTTATGACGATGACGATGTCATATCCTTTTCATAACCAAATTTCTAGTTTAGAACCGAACAAGAACAAAAATGATTTTCAAGAATCCAAAAAGTAAAAAAATACCTATTTACTTTTGAGTTGTCATATGTAATAACCTATTTACCTTCTTAATTGTCCCCGCAGCTTTGGCTCAGTGGACATGTGGTGGTGCCTAGCACCCCGCCGggctagaggtctcaggttcgagcctcgtcacctaCAAAGGATATTATGTGAAAGAAATTTCTTGAGGGTggtccaaagggaaggttttaccgacccgctccgggactaaggtccggcccgcctgccccgtatgggatggtttaagggtcggatcccctgagtgtggttcgggtttcctgcccgaacgcgtatgtgtgtgcaaatgatgactaggcttcggtccggactgatgcaagcttgccgttcaaaaaaaaaaaaaatttaccttCTTAATTTGACCCAAAACTTTTGTGATACAAATAAACTTTGTTGTTTATGCTGGGTAATCTTGAGGCTCAAGTTGCAACTAGTTATGATGTGGGTCGTAGCCAAACCAAGTCATAGCCCAAGTTGAAAGAGATGGGCCGCATGAAGTCCGTTAGAGAGTACCGTGCAAGATTATCTGGAAGAAAAAAGGATTCATGACTTGATTTGTTGACCAAGTATAGTGTAGAATGATTGGTTGGTGACCATAATTACTGCGTGAGTACATGCATAATGCATGATACAATATGTTGTTAGTTTTAGAAGTATATATTCAGTAGCGGAGAAGTAgcacataataaaatgataaatcaCGAGTAGTGGGTTGTATTTACGGAGTATATAGTATTTATACATCGTTTGTTAGTAAATGATAGTCTATATGTTTTTTTAACTCTCTACTCAATTTTATATTAATTGTATTTAGGTTAAAGTATGTTTCAATATTTTATATGAATGAAAGTAAGTTGTTGTGTAAGTGTATGTTCCAACAGTTTAAAGGAATACGGAGTATTTGCTTTTTTATGAAACATTAAGCCGACATAGACCTTAATCAGTTAATCTTATCGTATAGTGGATGTCGTGATGAATTTCGCACACACCAGATCTATAAATAATTTTGCTACTGATAAAAAAACTTTGTGTGTTATCTAAATCTGGAAATGGGATCATTCACTCAATGAATGTAAAAAGTTTTTTGGATTCTAAGACCGTCTAAGGCTTTAAAATTGAAAAAGCAGCTTAGAACAGATTGGGAAAATAAGGAAGACTAGATCATTATTAAAGAAAAATGGCTATGACAAAGATAAGTGGTGAGGAAAATGGCTAGGACAAAGATAAGTGATGAGGAAAGAGCTGCAAACAAGAGGAGGTTTGAAATTTTCAAGGGAAATAAGGCAATGGAAGTTGATGATAAGAATGAGCCTACTAAAAAACTTATAAAGCTCCAAACAATGAAACATCCAAAAAATATTCAGGTAACTTGCATTATATCTCTTTTTTTTCTGTATTGCATTTTAGTTAGTTACATTGTTATTTTAGTTTGGGTTGTTTTGACGTTTTTGGATTTAAGTTGATGTAGTGTCTAATGTGTCTCAATGAAGGATGTTTTGGCCCTTGTAAATGCAACTTATAACCTGTCTATGGTACAAAACTACAAATGGAGGATTTTCTAAACATGATTTTGTATATTAATGTTTTGTAGATGAAGTGCAACATTAATATACATAATCAACTTTAAAGCATCCTACATATATACCATAGACCGGTAATAAGTACTCCGTAGTATTTGCAAGAGCGAAAGCATATTTCAGTTGAGCCGCATCCGACACTCTAATCAACTCAAACCCAAAAAAAGGTCAAAATCACTATTCAAACACAAATAACAGTCTAGATGCGTATAatgcatacaaaaaaaaaaaaaaagaaatataggGAAGttatttggttttttttttatatgttcCATTGTTCGGAGCCTTATCAGGTTTTTTAGCAGACTCATTTTTTCATCAATTTTCATTGGCTTTTTTCCTTGGGAAATTTCGAACCTCATCTGGTTGTAGCCCTTTCATCTGGACTTATCTTCGTCCTAGCCATTTTTCTTTACCAATTAACAATATTGTATGTACATTATCTAATGTTGTTGAAATAATGCAATTGAGTATAGGTACTTTGTGTTTACCCATTTGTGAAGATAATGAAGAGTGGATTATTGTTAGAAGTAATCATGTTGATGAATGTCTAAAGCTTTTAAAGTGCATGGTTTCTATGGATTTGGATGAAGGTAATGAGACTACTCGTGTCGAGTCATCTTCAGATTTATCTTTTGAATTTAGGTTGGAAAATGATGTTGTTGAAGGTGACAATGTAAATGTCACACGTGATTTTGCATCACGATTTCTTGGTTTTGAGAAACTATTTGATGATAACCATTTGTTTTTGGGTTCAATATTGTATATCTGTACTTCTAATATATTTGTGAATTGTATCTTTATATTGGTAATGTTTTTATGATGATGTCTTATCCATTTTACAACCAAATTGCTAGTTTAGAACCTAGCTTGGACAATAATGATTATTAAGAATCCAAAAAGTAGCTAATTCTTTTGAACGACGATgtcgacatcgaatgctctcatttgtcactcatACATGCATTAGGAAGAAACCCAATTCGTggcgatgttggcagtaccatcgaaggttggaaaAACCCCCAGAGACCTTCTCAAATCGCACTAATGTTGGCAATACCATCGAAGGCTGGAAACTCCCTActtggagtgagaatcgaacctgGGTTGGCGGTACCTCAAGTTGGATCTCACCCCATACAACTCAAGCCAAGCTTCGGTATTAAAAAAAGAGTAACTAATTAGATTATACTTAAGTAATTGTATGTTAACTTGTCATATGTAATAATCTATTTACCTTATTAATTTGACCTAAATCTTTTATGGTACAACCTGCTTTGTTGTTTGAAGgattatgtgtttttttttttttttttgaacggcttgGTTAGATGGTTAAGACTCACACGCTACACGCTACCGCCGAAGGAAACCCACTCTCGAATCTTCGCACAACCTTATTTCAGGAGGTGAACCCGACCGGTTTTGTCTGAGGACCCCACCCACCAGAAGTGAAATGTTGACTCATCCATGTGGGAGAAAACCTCCCCCCCTGTGATTCGAACCTGCACCCAGAAGGTAACAGGCCTGCACACAAGGGGTGgccattgatgttatgcgaggtgtatacaaaatagttatatttttactacaaaatactattaaatacgatacaattttacagaagttatttatttatttatagagtggatatacttaaaccttgctacaacacttataggcagtgtacctaatcgtatagtagtgtagtttttagtaagtccggttcgtccacagggaactcgccaagtttaacgctatatttttaaaactatatttgtatatatatatatatatatatatatatatatatatatatatatatatatatatatatatatatatatatatatatatatataagtagtattattattataaaaaggggatttttaccgtttaatgaccggtttgtcgattttaaaacttaagtcgcagttaaaacctaatgtaaaatattaaaaataaaaataacttaaattaaagcgtaatgtaaataacgataatgaaattgcgataaataaaagtgcgataaataaaatgacgataaataaaattgcgataattaaaaagtacgataaataaaatgacaataaattaaagtgcgataattaaaagtgcaattaaatatgaaataaaggaattatgcttatttaaacttccgtaatcacgatgtttgacgtgttgattttagttttattactgataatgctaaaaacgaacatatatttcatagcattattcctcaagaaagacaagcttttagttgcaattgttctatttacaagtgatattcgtttaaataataaaaggtgaagacaaaagacagattcgacgatttgaagacgcaaacgaccaaaaagctcaaaagtacaaaagacaatcaaaaaggttccaattattgataagaaacgtcttgaaattacaaaagtacaagattcaaaacacaaagtacaagatattaaattgtacgcgaggacgttcgaaaatccggaaccgggaccagagtcaactcttaacgctagacgcaacggactaaaaattacaagttaactatgtatataaatataatataatatataattaattatattaattatatatatattatatatatatattaaaaaccgtcggcagcaagaaactccaagggtgtgagctgtaaatacctctccgcgactcgcggagttttaagggcattttgccgcgagtcgcggagccccaattttcaactctggctataaagccaaccgaattctgatcaaatttaatcatctttctcttcctcttcatacgtaaatatatttatatttataatttatattttaattttaattataattctaataataagggtatgttagcgaatgttgtaagggtgtaagtcgaaattctgtccgtgtaacgctacgctatttttaatcattgtaagttatgttcaacctttttatattaatgtctcgtagctaagttattattatgcttatttaaaacgaagtaatcatgatgttgggctaattactaaaattgggtaattgggctttgtaccataattggggtttggacaaaagaacgacacttgtggaaactagactatgggctattaatgggctttatatttgtttaactaaatgaaagtttgttaatgttaatataaagatttacaattgggcgtccctataaattaccatatacactcgatcggacacgatgggcggggtatttatatgtacgaataatcgttcatttaaccggacacgggaatggattaatagccactagaataattaaaacaggggtgaaattacattcaagggtaattggtgtaattgttaacaaagtagtaaaaccttggtttacacgcagtcgataacctggtgtattcattaaacaaagtattaaaaccttgttacaattcgaatccccaattagttggaatatttaacttcgggtataataataatttgatgaggacactcgcaatttataattatgactgatggactgttatggacaaaaaccagacggacatattgaataatccaggacaaaggacaattaacccatgggcataaaactaaaatcaacacgtcaaacatcatgattacggaagtttaaataagcataattcttttatttcatatttaatttcctttattttatatttaattgcacttctaattatcgcacttttatttattgttatttaatcgcatttttaattatcgtactttttaattatcacacttttattattcgcaatttcattatcgttatttactttacgctttaatttaagtcttgtatttattttatattttacattaggttttaactgcgactaaagtcttaaaatcgacaaaccggtcattaaacggtaaaaacccccctttataataataatattacctatatatatatttgtatttttataaaagtaaactaatatagcgttgagctttgtttaaagatttccctgtggaacgaaccggacttactaaaaactacactactgtacgattaggtacactgcctataagtgttgtagcaaggtttaagtatatccattctataaataaataaatatcttgtgtaaaattgtatcgtatttaatagtatttttctagtaaaatattaactattttatatacacctcgctttcacatcaagtatttttggcgccgctgccggggaacactcttaaaagccggaagcgcaacgctaatataaagaaaaaaaaaagatttttagttacttttattaaaagtcgttttttgtaaaaatacgttttaaatattcgaaaatataaaaagaaaaacaaaaaatattagtatttttaagattttgttaaatatttaagttttataagtttctttatttctattttagtttataaaaatataagttttattttaaaaccttttatttatttaaaaaaaaaaacagaaaacataaaataaaaataaataaaaaaaaaaataaagaaaaacgcgtaaaaagtgaaacctgtcaactgaattctggatccccgcgactcgcggggttttcttctttatttgccgcgactcgcggagggcatctgacacacggacaaaaaccctaatcaagcattgattacgggttatttttaattattattattattaaaacctaattattattattaaaacctaattattattattattattattattagttttaattttacttttactttttatttatatattttagttaaattagttttattaaaattgtaaaattaatagtttaataaaataataatataaaaataatatttttataaaaattgtactttttacaactttttgtatatttttatattttgtacctttttaatcgttgtagcgtaatatttgtatttttagctcatatttaattttaaacttagtttttgctatagttattttttactcctagatttttaggctctgccatagaattccttaagtgctttttctttagactaagatttaggtgctttagaattttgcgacgcctttttaagttttagtttctttttaagttatttccatttgggatttagtttttcctgtaagctttaatatttttagaccttttactatgtatcaattatcattccaattaataatttcaatttacgattataattttaagttagttgtagtaataaggttaggttagttaagtatttttaagtttttataagtttcttttatttttccgtcacctttttttttttttttttcttcaaccatttttcctttttcgacctttttcgacgaactctttttctttcttatttctcgctattctagttttaggacttagaattttttctacttcttatctaaatttcttaaaattacgaaaatttattttaagtggttaaattaatagacatcaaaattttctggttcgtagtaatagttggatttgtacgtggaccgggttattggagccaaacagtcctcaattatattgagaccaaacgaatcctgcccctctgctgcatcttttggctattcgaaacgtgggcaaaatcagaaaagtctattgattggataacttattataatttttctttccttttaaaaactaataggatattcagtgaatgcaccgagcaagacgttcatcaccttttgtacgttcaccacctgtaactagatcaagacatcgtttaacaaatataaccgccgttgatttttctttagaatcgtcatccagtcgaccaagtacttcagttcaaattaccgataatccattttttgaacccaacctcacaattgagaatccagagaatattcaggaacggttcatagatcctgaaccattaaactttcctccggaaccaccaatcattcaaacagagattgttgaggaacgaaccattaaatcagaatcatctagtgataccgattcaacaaattcaattatgaagaatctggaacctt of the Rutidosis leptorrhynchoides isolate AG116_Rl617_1_P2 chromosome 5, CSIRO_AGI_Rlap_v1, whole genome shotgun sequence genome contains:
- the LOC139848501 gene encoding mitogen-activated protein kinase kinase kinase 18 yields the protein MEWTRGPVIGRGSTATVHLATTTTGHHFSVKSTELSTSTFLQKEQQILSQFNSPNIISYMGYDTTYYNNKSMYNLFMEYAPFGTISDMIKKHNGSLDESLIRSYIKQILMGLDHIHLNNIVHRDIKCDNLLLCDNGVKIGDMGCAKRIEMLETKLDYSEVKSFEFSGTPVFMAPEVARGEEQKFAADVWAVGCVVIEMATGKNPWPEVNDPVAALYKIGYSGEIPEFPWWVSPECKDFLEKCLNLEVEKRWTVKQLLEHPFVDNLNLGFKKVEEFTKNSPTCVLDQDIWGCLENSPEITQVVEFSGKSPAERIMQLSKGTSCLPNWFDEEDWIIVRSNHVDESLKLFEYMVSMDLDESSESTRVESASDLCFEFRLEKGAVKGDNVNVIRDFPSQFLDFEKILDDNNLFLASILYICNIFVNCIVILVMTMTMSYPFHNQISSLEPNKNKNDFQESKK